In one window of Phycisphaerae bacterium DNA:
- a CDS encoding MATE family efflux transporter, whose product MTTTVEHPEWTTGTALRELVRLALPIVAMTVSRMLMTFVDFVMVSQLGTEAQAAISPATMFVFVLGCLGLGIATATQTFVAQAVGRGQPREAGGYAWQSLYIALALGLITAPLAATTATWFTPLTQLGQHSPGMVEMEVAYVRIALWSLVPSVLCIGLEGFFNGIQRPRIALVAILAALVVNVAGNWLFIFGHLGCPRMGVAGAALATVIGWLVRVGVLVVAILHRETDTQFGTRHSLGLRWEKLAGLLRIGGPTGVQWLVDIGSWAVFLLLIVPPLGVNTTAASNVGLQLMHLSFMPAIGVGIALCSQVGFAIGAGRPEEAMWRARIALALNMIYMGAVGLLFLLAREPLIAIFNTDPLVIRAGGHVLIWAAVFQIFDAMGITYMNALRGAGDTRFMAILMAVCCWGIFVAGGYATVALAPGWGLNGPWSMCTLYIIVVGVVLWWRWHGQRWRAIRLFQDHGPVAGNEPAAKTAAVATSPAAGGP is encoded by the coding sequence GTGACGACGACCGTTGAGCATCCCGAGTGGACGACGGGCACCGCGCTGCGCGAGCTCGTACGCCTCGCGCTGCCGATTGTCGCCATGACGGTCTCCCGCATGCTCATGACCTTTGTCGACTTCGTCATGGTGTCGCAGCTCGGGACCGAGGCGCAGGCCGCCATCTCACCCGCCACCATGTTCGTGTTCGTGCTGGGCTGTCTGGGCCTTGGCATTGCCACCGCGACACAGACGTTTGTCGCCCAGGCCGTGGGCCGCGGCCAGCCCCGCGAGGCCGGCGGCTACGCGTGGCAAAGCCTGTACATCGCCCTGGCGCTGGGGCTGATCACCGCCCCCCTGGCCGCCACGACCGCGACCTGGTTCACGCCGCTGACGCAACTCGGCCAGCATTCGCCCGGGATGGTCGAGATGGAAGTCGCGTACGTGCGCATCGCCCTGTGGAGCCTCGTGCCGTCGGTCCTCTGCATTGGCCTGGAGGGCTTCTTCAACGGCATTCAGCGCCCGCGCATCGCCCTCGTGGCCATCCTCGCCGCGTTGGTCGTCAACGTCGCCGGCAACTGGTTGTTTATCTTCGGGCACCTGGGCTGCCCCCGCATGGGCGTCGCCGGCGCGGCCCTGGCCACCGTGATTGGCTGGCTGGTGCGCGTCGGAGTGCTCGTGGTGGCCATCCTCCACCGCGAGACCGACACCCAATTCGGCACGCGCCATTCACTCGGCCTGCGCTGGGAGAAACTGGCCGGCCTGTTGCGGATCGGCGGCCCGACCGGCGTGCAATGGCTGGTAGACATCGGCTCGTGGGCCGTGTTCCTCCTGCTGATTGTGCCGCCGCTCGGTGTGAACACCACGGCCGCCAGCAACGTCGGGCTCCAGCTCATGCACCTGTCCTTCATGCCCGCGATCGGCGTCGGCATCGCCCTCTGCTCGCAGGTCGGGTTCGCCATCGGGGCTGGCCGGCCGGAAGAAGCCATGTGGCGCGCCCGCATCGCCCTCGCCTTGAACATGATCTACATGGGCGCGGTCGGGCTGCTGTTCCTGCTCGCCCGCGAACCGCTGATCGCCATCTTCAACACCGATCCGCTGGTCATTCGCGCCGGCGGGCACGTGCTGATCTGGGCCGCAGTGTTCCAGATCTTCGACGCGATGGGCATCACATACATGAACGCTCTGCGTGGCGCCGGCGATACGCGCTTCATGGCGATTCTCATGGCCGTCTGCTGCTGGGGCATCTTCGTCGCCGGCGGCTACGCGACCGTTGCTCTGGCACCCGGGTGGGGCCTGAACGGCCCGTGGTCGATGTGCACGCTGTACATCATCGTTGTGGGCGTCGTCTTGTGGTGGCGGTGGCACGGTCAGCGCTGGCGTGCGATTCGCCTGTTTCAGGACCACGGCCCGGTCGCCGGCAACGAACCGGCCGCCAAGACCGCGGCGGTGGCAACGTCACCGGCTGCGGGCGGCCCGTAG
- a CDS encoding ABC transporter ATP-binding protein — protein MIQTINLTKRYGKLVALNNLHLEIAEGECFGYIGPNGAGKTTTIRILSTLLQPTWGEARVCGHVVGYESRKIRPLIGYVPDFFGAYEDMVVQEYLEFFASAYDITGKKRTQIVGDVLELTDLTFKRDALVDSLSRGMKQRLSIARVLLHDPKLLLLDEPASGLDPRARIEIRELLKELHRMGKTILISSHILPELADLCTSIGILEQGELIFQGPVREALRRARVGTVVHVVTPDDAQRARQVLAALPHVEDVQVNDGALVVNLSAEVSDFSFIAEAMLQNKLRINELKREEVDLETAFMRLTKGVVQ, from the coding sequence ATCATCCAGACCATCAACCTGACGAAGCGCTATGGCAAGCTGGTGGCCTTGAACAACCTGCACCTGGAGATCGCGGAGGGCGAGTGCTTCGGGTACATCGGCCCGAACGGGGCGGGCAAGACGACCACGATTCGCATCCTGTCGACGCTGCTGCAGCCGACGTGGGGCGAGGCACGGGTCTGCGGGCACGTCGTGGGTTACGAGTCGCGGAAAATCCGCCCGCTGATCGGCTACGTGCCGGACTTCTTCGGCGCCTACGAGGATATGGTGGTCCAGGAGTACCTGGAGTTCTTCGCCAGCGCCTATGACATCACGGGCAAGAAGCGCACGCAGATCGTTGGCGACGTGCTCGAGCTGACCGACTTGACCTTCAAGCGCGATGCACTGGTGGACTCGCTTTCGCGCGGCATGAAGCAGCGCCTCAGCATCGCGCGGGTGCTGCTGCACGACCCGAAGCTGCTGCTGCTGGACGAGCCGGCCAGCGGGCTCGACCCGCGCGCCCGCATCGAGATCCGCGAGCTGCTCAAGGAGCTGCACCGCATGGGCAAGACGATCCTGATCAGCTCGCACATCCTGCCCGAGCTGGCGGACCTGTGCACGAGCATCGGCATCCTCGAGCAGGGGGAGCTCATCTTCCAGGGCCCGGTCCGCGAGGCGCTGCGCCGCGCGCGGGTGGGGACCGTCGTGCATGTCGTTACGCCAGACGATGCCCAACGGGCCCGGCAGGTGCTCGCGGCGTTGCCGCACGTGGAAGATGTGCAGGTCAACGACGGGGCGCTGGTGGTGAACCTCAGCGCGGAAGTGTCGGACTTCAGCTTCATCGCGGAGGCCATGCTGCAGAACAAACTGCGGATCAACGAGCTGAAGCGCGAGGAGGTCGACCTCGAGACGGCGTTCATGCGCTTGACCAAGGGCGTGGTGCAGTAG
- a CDS encoding transposase → MPEYRRMIAPGGTFFLTLVTYARRPLFRDGALVALLRATVARVRGEHPFELRGAVVMPDHIHLLCELPDGDADYSTRIGLIKARFTRAFLAAHAVPEPVCTSRLRHRGRSVWQRRFWEHTIRDDDDFAAHLEYIHYNPVKHGWVSCPHAWPYSSFSRWVREGRYPADWQCRCAAQHVMPPAFDHIARTVGE, encoded by the coding sequence ATGCCCGAATATCGCCGGATGATTGCCCCGGGCGGTACGTTCTTTCTGACGCTCGTCACCTACGCGCGTCGCCCACTGTTCCGCGACGGGGCGCTGGTGGCGCTGCTGCGCGCGACGGTGGCGCGAGTACGTGGTGAACATCCGTTCGAGCTCCGTGGCGCGGTCGTGATGCCCGACCACATCCATCTGCTCTGCGAGCTTCCGGACGGTGACGCGGACTACTCCACGCGGATCGGGTTGATCAAGGCGCGGTTCACACGGGCTTTCCTGGCGGCGCACGCTGTTCCGGAACCGGTCTGCACGTCACGTCTACGGCATCGGGGGCGTTCCGTTTGGCAACGACGATTCTGGGAGCACACGATTCGCGACGACGATGATTTCGCCGCGCACCTGGAATACATCCATTACAACCCGGTGAAGCACGGTTGGGTGAGCTGCCCGCATGCCTGGCCGTACTCAAGTTTTTCGCGGTGGGTGCGTGAAGGACGGTATCCTGCGGACTGGCAGTGTCGTTGCGCGGCGCAGCATGTGATGCCGCCGGCATTTGACCACATCGCTCGCACGGTTGGAGAGTGA
- a CDS encoding J domain-containing protein, translated as MRSLDLGADATGDEVRAAFRRLARKYHPDLNRTPEGNRRFVEVIAAYRALQLAMGLRPNMAHYRLCPRCGHYAELLDGLDGRLGCPDCLLGMMEKRRYLPLPTFVTVQHLGVIVLYAASGLFALLYAGQGSPQMAVLSLGCAVLGLVLLFFACMTVPDVVSGRQSRRHP; from the coding sequence CTGCGCAGCCTCGACCTCGGGGCCGACGCCACCGGGGACGAGGTGCGGGCGGCGTTTCGACGGCTGGCACGCAAATACCACCCGGATCTGAATCGCACACCGGAGGGCAATCGCCGCTTCGTCGAAGTGATCGCGGCCTATCGGGCGCTGCAGTTGGCGATGGGCCTGCGTCCGAACATGGCCCACTACCGCCTGTGCCCGCGGTGCGGACACTACGCCGAGTTGCTGGACGGCCTGGACGGCCGACTGGGCTGTCCGGACTGCCTGCTCGGCATGATGGAGAAACGGCGGTATCTGCCTTTGCCCACGTTCGTGACCGTACAGCATTTGGGAGTGATCGTGCTGTACGCCGCCAGCGGCCTGTTCGCGCTGCTTTACGCTGGGCAAGGGTCGCCACAAATGGCCGTGCTGAGCCTGGGCTGTGCGGTGCTGGGGCTGGTGCTGCTCTTTTTCGCGTGCATGACGGTGCCGGACGTTGTCTCGGGGAGGCAGAGCCGGAGGCATCCGTGA